The genomic segment ACTTGTTTTACAATACGCCGGCCCGGTTGAAATATATGAAGGCGGTGCAAACCGAGCTTGGACATATTTCAGATTATATTTACCGCATTGCGCTTGCGCATCCCGGCATTGCTTTTACATTAAAGCATAATGGCAATACGCTGCTGCGAACGCTCGGTACAGGCGACCGTCTGCAGGTTATTGCTGCTATTTATGGCTCGAATACGGCCAAAGCAATGATGGCGATACAAGGCGAAAGCCCGGATTATGAGCTGTTAGGCTATATTTCCAAGCCTGAGCTGACACGGTCGAATCGCAATGGCATAACCGTCATTGTAAATGGGCGGTATATTCGCAGCCATGCCGTTAATCAGGCGATGCTTCAGGCTTACCATACGCTGCTGCCGATCAATCGTTTTCCACTTGCGATTATTGAAATTGGAATGCATCCGAGCTTGCTTGATGTAAACGTACACCCTTCCAAAATGGAGGTTCGCTTCAGCAAGGAGGCAGAGCTGCGGACGCTTGTTGAGACGGCTATTCAGGCTGCACTTGGCAAAGAACGTCACATTCCTGGCCCGGATTCTATTCATAATCAGAAAAGGTCAGGTCCTGTATTTGTTCAGGGCGCCATGTCCTTTCATCGTCCAGAGCCCAAAACACCGCCTGTACCAGAGAAGGACAACATAGGGGAGCGGTCGATAGCACAAGCCCCTTATTCCCCATTTGGCCAAGGTGCTTCCAGAGAATTTGTGCCGAAGGATGCGGCTGAACGTTTGTACAAGCCTGCCCAAACTGGAAATAGCTTGGCGCGTGAAGCAAGCGCAGCATGGGGGAACTTTGCCTCTGAGGCTGTGCAGTCCCTTGGACGAGCAGCGGCGAATAGTTCCCCGTCGCAAAGCGAAGACGCTCCGCTTCCAGCCGAGCCTGCATGGATACGCCAAGACGCAGCTAGCTCGCAGACTGCGGCTAACGGAAGCGAGCCCGGCAACGGATTGGAAAGCGCAGGGGCAGCAACTGCCGATTTAAGCAGTGAAGTTGCTGCTACTGTTCATACGGCAGCCTTACCCGATGTTAATTTCGGACAAGGAGGCCAAGTGCCAGTTGCTCCAGAGCAGCCTTCAGCAGCGAATGAAGCGGGATTTCCCGAGCTGCATTGGATTGGCCAACTGCATGGCACGTATATTGTGGCACAGTCGGAGGAAGGACTGTATTTAATTGACCAGCATGCAGCGCATGAGCGGATCAATTATGAATATTATTACGCCAAGTTTGGCATGCCCGAGGCTGCTAGCCAGCAGCTGCTAGTGCCGCTTACACTGGAGTTTACGCCGGGCGAGGCAGAGCAGCTGCGCGGCCTGCTGCCCCTATTTAACGAAGCGGGCGTAGAGCTTGAACCGTTTGGCTCCCAAACGTTTCTTGTACGAGCGTATCCGCAGTGGCTGCCGGATGGCGAGGAGAAGGATATTATTGAAGAGATGGCTGATTTGCTGTTGGCCGAGCGCAAATCAATCAATATTGCCAAGCTGCGCGAGAAGGCGGCCATTATGTGCTCCTGCAAGGCATCTATTAAAGCGAATGACAGACTGACAAGGGAAGAGGGAGCAGCGCTGCTTTCCCGGCTTGGTGCATGCCATCAACCGTATACTTGCCCGCATGGACGCCCGATAGTCGTGCATATGTCCACCTATCAGCTCGAAAAAATGTTTAAGCGGGTGATGTCATGATCGTGACAACCGCCGATCGTCCCTCTGAGGCGACGGTCGCCAAGGCGAGAAGAATTGCAGGTGAGCTGTCCGTCCCTTATCGGGCGAGGGGCCGAATGACGCTGCGGCAAATCGGCGCCGAAATGGCCGAGATTC from the Paenibacillus sp. BIHB 4019 genome contains:
- the mutL gene encoding DNA mismatch repair endonuclease MutL produces the protein MGKILVLDEQLANQIAAGEVVERPASVIKELVENAVDAGSSTIDITVEEGGLNLIRVTDNGSGIPAEEIETAFQRHATSKIATSSDLFRIASLGFRGEALPSIAAVSRLECLSSTGQTGLGHKLSIEGGTITASIPAAMPQGTDMTVRDLFYNTPARLKYMKAVQTELGHISDYIYRIALAHPGIAFTLKHNGNTLLRTLGTGDRLQVIAAIYGSNTAKAMMAIQGESPDYELLGYISKPELTRSNRNGITVIVNGRYIRSHAVNQAMLQAYHTLLPINRFPLAIIEIGMHPSLLDVNVHPSKMEVRFSKEAELRTLVETAIQAALGKERHIPGPDSIHNQKRSGPVFVQGAMSFHRPEPKTPPVPEKDNIGERSIAQAPYSPFGQGASREFVPKDAAERLYKPAQTGNSLAREASAAWGNFASEAVQSLGRAAANSSPSQSEDAPLPAEPAWIRQDAASSQTAANGSEPGNGLESAGAATADLSSEVAATVHTAALPDVNFGQGGQVPVAPEQPSAANEAGFPELHWIGQLHGTYIVAQSEEGLYLIDQHAAHERINYEYYYAKFGMPEAASQQLLVPLTLEFTPGEAEQLRGLLPLFNEAGVELEPFGSQTFLVRAYPQWLPDGEEKDIIEEMADLLLAERKSINIAKLREKAAIMCSCKASIKANDRLTREEGAALLSRLGACHQPYTCPHGRPIVVHMSTYQLEKMFKRVMS